The Thalassotalea sp. HSM 43 genome window below encodes:
- a CDS encoding DUF3857 domain-containing transglutaminase family protein, whose protein sequence is MKKSQLCCALTLSASFGLAAEPVEYLELQSKIKKLNVEYTVNEDFTVERTTELEVVALNDNVAKELKNYSFNYSTSIEKLKVIEAKTINADGSEVMVPEGNYQESINRGHNDNQAIYSDRTSLTVVFPELDANDAIYVKSKIVEIEPMFPGHFAIAESVWDHTAYDELNITIRMPDDVVIYQQFNGVEKSVSKDGDSKVIRVSYSNPKPIKGKRNDYSTWNANTSKGFIVSTFASYQEVADAYAKRALPQAEVTDRVQKLADEITADLVDKKQMAKALYEWVATNISYAGNCIGVGAVVPHHVNFILDNRMGDCKDHATLLEAFYKAKGIDSSQALINSGNQYVLPDVALVSAVNHVITYLPEWDMFIDSTNPHMPFESLAFNIADKPVIMIDERYKVAKTPATKVGENKQSLTSKMTINANGSVTGDLQISAQGRAAIDLRASFRMITEQQEKEWLERTFSSRNQLGKATLTKDDPKPLKSDFNYSFEFERPEFIQSSGAGGFHVYPFVLTSGALFNYLDYSQEELVTDVIACMNGFSEEELVYELPQNLKILAKPDNFAINENHIEFKASYEQEGNVLTVKRFVNDTTPGNLCSADLVNAQRKTLMKINENLNSQVIFQFTTVSVGG, encoded by the coding sequence GTGAAAAAATCCCAGCTATGTTGTGCGCTTACCTTGAGCGCTAGCTTTGGTCTTGCTGCAGAGCCTGTTGAATACCTTGAATTACAGTCAAAAATTAAAAAGCTGAACGTCGAGTATACGGTAAATGAAGACTTTACTGTTGAGCGTACGACTGAACTTGAAGTGGTGGCATTAAATGATAATGTCGCTAAAGAATTGAAAAATTATAGCTTTAACTACAGTACCAGTATTGAAAAATTAAAGGTCATTGAAGCCAAGACCATCAATGCTGATGGCAGTGAAGTTATGGTTCCTGAAGGCAATTATCAGGAAAGCATCAATCGCGGTCACAATGACAACCAGGCAATATATTCTGATCGCACCTCGCTAACCGTTGTCTTTCCTGAGTTAGACGCCAATGATGCAATTTACGTCAAATCGAAAATAGTTGAAATCGAACCTATGTTTCCGGGGCATTTTGCCATTGCCGAGAGTGTTTGGGATCATACCGCATACGATGAACTGAATATCACCATTCGCATGCCGGATGATGTCGTCATTTATCAACAGTTTAACGGTGTTGAAAAGTCAGTGAGTAAAGATGGGGATAGCAAAGTGATTCGTGTCAGCTACAGCAACCCTAAGCCGATTAAAGGCAAACGCAACGACTATTCAACATGGAACGCCAATACATCGAAAGGCTTTATTGTTTCAACGTTTGCCTCTTACCAAGAGGTTGCAGATGCCTATGCCAAAAGAGCCTTACCGCAAGCTGAAGTGACCGATCGAGTACAAAAGCTGGCGGATGAAATTACCGCCGATTTAGTTGATAAAAAGCAAATGGCGAAAGCTCTGTATGAGTGGGTAGCTACTAATATTTCTTATGCCGGAAACTGTATTGGTGTTGGCGCTGTGGTGCCACATCATGTCAATTTTATCCTTGATAATCGTATGGGGGATTGTAAAGACCATGCCACTTTATTAGAGGCATTTTACAAAGCCAAAGGCATCGATAGCAGCCAAGCTTTAATCAACTCAGGTAATCAATATGTATTACCTGATGTGGCGCTGGTATCTGCGGTGAATCACGTAATTACTTATTTACCAGAGTGGGACATGTTCATCGATTCAACTAACCCACACATGCCATTTGAAAGCTTAGCGTTTAACATTGCTGATAAACCGGTGATCATGATTGATGAGCGTTATAAAGTTGCGAAAACGCCAGCGACAAAAGTTGGTGAAAACAAGCAATCGCTCACCTCAAAAATGACCATTAATGCCAATGGTTCGGTAACTGGCGATTTGCAAATTTCCGCCCAAGGTCGAGCCGCTATAGATTTGCGCGCGAGCTTTCGGATGATCACCGAGCAGCAAGAAAAAGAGTGGTTAGAACGTACCTTTAGTTCTCGTAACCAACTTGGTAAAGCGACCCTTACAAAAGATGATCCGAAGCCGCTGAAGAGCGATTTCAATTACTCTTTTGAATTTGAACGCCCAGAATTTATCCAAAGTTCAGGTGCCGGTGGCTTTCATGTGTACCCGTTCGTGCTAACCTCTGGAGCGTTATTTAATTACTTAGATTATTCACAAGAAGAGCTGGTGACAGACGTTATCGCCTGTATGAATGGTTTTTCTGAGGAAGAGTTAGTGTATGAGTTACCACAAAACTTGAAAATTTTAGCAAAACCAGACAACTTTGCCATCAATGAGAACCACATCGAGTTTAAGGCAAGCTATGAACAAGAAGGTAATGTGTTAACCGTTAAGCGTTTTGTTAATGATACAACGCCAGGTAACCTATGTTCTGCCGATTTGGTTAATGCACAGCGCAAAACATTAATGAAAATTAATGAAAACCTTAATTCGCAAGTGATATTTCAATTTACCACCGTGAGCGTAGGCGGCTAA
- a CDS encoding aspartate/glutamate racemase family protein, which yields MKTVGLLGGMSWESTQTYYQLINQGIKHQLGGLHSGKIILYSVDFAEIEALQHSGDWLQAAKRLSDAAMGVQAAGADFLMICTNTMHKVFDQVQESIDIPMLHIADATGERLTAMGIDKVGLLGTAFTMEQDFYKSRLTNKFAIDVVIPDKNQRDLVHNVIYQELCQGIINHDSKQQYLRIIEDLAKHGAQAVILGCTEIGLLIQQDDCNTPLIDTTDVHANAAITAMLTP from the coding sequence ATGAAAACTGTCGGTTTATTAGGTGGCATGAGCTGGGAAAGTACGCAAACCTATTATCAGCTCATTAACCAGGGGATTAAACACCAGCTTGGTGGCTTACATTCGGGCAAAATCATTTTATACAGCGTCGACTTTGCCGAGATTGAAGCACTACAGCACAGCGGTGATTGGCTGCAAGCTGCCAAGCGTCTTAGCGATGCCGCGATGGGTGTGCAAGCTGCCGGTGCCGACTTTTTAATGATTTGTACTAACACCATGCATAAAGTGTTTGATCAGGTGCAAGAGAGCATCGATATCCCAATGTTGCATATTGCAGATGCTACCGGTGAGCGCTTAACGGCTATGGGCATTGATAAAGTGGGCTTATTAGGTACGGCATTTACCATGGAGCAAGATTTTTATAAATCGCGACTTACCAATAAGTTCGCCATTGATGTGGTGATACCCGATAAAAACCAGCGGGATTTGGTACACAATGTCATTTACCAAGAACTGTGTCAGGGCATTATCAACCATGATTCCAAACAGCAATACTTGCGCATTATCGAAGACTTAGCGAAACACGGTGCACAAGCAGTGATTCTCGGCTGTACGGAAATAGGTTTACTGATACAGCAAGACGATTGCAACACCCCTCTGATAGATACCACAGACGTGCATGCTAATGCGGCAATAACAGCAATGCTGACACCATAA
- a CDS encoding YfcC family protein has product MKATGIKIDSLVLIFSFIIFAQLLTFVIPQGSFEREPFAKNPSHEIVVAGTYDMLPADEHVSLPLWHFLDAITKGMAEAQDIIFLIFIVGGVIEVVRKTGAIDAALMSAVHKMGHNPSVLILGCFAMFGLGSFTIGMGEEYVPLIPILVSMALVMRMDAMVAMAMVWIPYGIGWGCAGINPFNVLIAQNIAGIPLTSGWEIRALMMLAFLALGFHHTYRYAMRVKNDPSKSLLSDVNYDEGFTPPDDTKMNLTRTMILIVFMAGIGLFIWGSAKYGWYITELNTIFLGIGLVAAMIGRLGATNTSEAFLKGASLMIGAALIVGFARTISVVLADGQILDSIVNSVAQLLQGVPAEVSGIGMLLVQSLCNFFIPSGSGQAFVTMPIMSPLATLTGVPQQTAVLAFQFGDGFTNMFVPTSALLMGGLALGRVPYIAWLRFIMPLMVKILLLASVFIVLSIHFPF; this is encoded by the coding sequence ATGAAAGCTACAGGCATTAAAATAGACTCTTTGGTTCTAATTTTTTCCTTTATTATTTTTGCCCAGTTACTCACCTTTGTTATTCCCCAAGGCAGCTTTGAGCGTGAACCATTTGCAAAGAATCCTAGCCATGAAATTGTCGTCGCTGGTACCTATGATATGCTGCCAGCAGATGAGCATGTAAGCTTACCTTTATGGCATTTTCTGGATGCGATTACTAAGGGAATGGCTGAAGCACAAGACATTATATTTTTGATTTTTATTGTCGGTGGCGTGATTGAAGTGGTACGTAAAACCGGCGCCATCGATGCAGCATTAATGTCGGCTGTTCACAAGATGGGACACAATCCAAGTGTATTAATATTGGGCTGTTTTGCCATGTTTGGTCTTGGTTCATTTACCATAGGTATGGGGGAGGAATATGTACCATTAATACCTATTCTTGTATCTATGGCTTTGGTGATGAGAATGGATGCGATGGTCGCAATGGCGATGGTTTGGATCCCTTATGGTATAGGCTGGGGCTGTGCCGGTATAAACCCTTTTAATGTATTAATTGCGCAAAACATTGCCGGTATCCCATTAACATCAGGTTGGGAAATTCGTGCTTTAATGATGTTGGCTTTCTTGGCTCTGGGATTTCATCATACTTATCGTTATGCCATGCGAGTTAAAAATGATCCCAGTAAAAGCCTACTTAGCGACGTTAATTATGACGAAGGTTTTACACCGCCCGATGACACCAAAATGAATCTTACACGAACAATGATACTCATTGTTTTTATGGCTGGAATAGGGCTCTTTATTTGGGGCTCCGCTAAATATGGTTGGTATATCACCGAGTTAAATACCATATTCTTAGGTATTGGTTTAGTTGCAGCAATGATAGGTCGATTGGGTGCTACAAACACCAGTGAAGCTTTCCTCAAAGGTGCAAGTCTTATGATTGGTGCAGCTTTAATTGTAGGTTTTGCCCGCACCATATCCGTAGTTTTAGCCGATGGGCAAATTCTCGATAGTATTGTAAATAGTGTTGCGCAATTACTGCAGGGTGTTCCGGCTGAAGTATCAGGTATTGGCATGTTACTTGTGCAATCGCTATGTAATTTCTTTATTCCTTCGGGCTCTGGTCAGGCGTTTGTGACCATGCCAATCATGTCGCCTCTCGCTACATTAACAGGTGTCCCACAGCAAACTGCGGTGCTGGCATTTCAGTTTGGCGATGGTTTTACGAATATGTTTGTACCAACCAGTGCTCTTCTTATGGGCGGACTTGCATTAGGCAGAGTACCTTACATCGCTTGGTTACGATTTATCATGCCGTTAATGGTTAAAATCCTGCTACTCGCGTCAGTATTTATTGTGTTATCTATTCATTTTCCGTTTTAA
- the cobA gene encoding uroporphyrinogen-III C-methyltransferase — MDSLTKIQAKSQFVAGEVALIGAGPGDAELLTIKAMRFLQQADVIIYDRLVSREIVNLTPANCQRLYVGKAVHKQCVSQQQINDTLLTKAKQGLKVVRLKGGDSFIFGRGSEEIDHLLEHDVNCHVIPGITAASGATSYAGIPLTHRDVAYSCSFITGHFKHDGELDLPWHEYVNSKQTLVFYMGIGNAGIIESKLLEHGKSPDTPVAIVYRGTQNSQQVWRTTLAKINQCIDDNNIKAPSLIVMGAVVDVLQQHQLSSKQPAYFLSKEAEHAKNRTSKIASMKNYA; from the coding sequence ATGGATTCATTAACTAAAATTCAGGCTAAATCACAATTTGTTGCTGGCGAAGTCGCACTGATAGGTGCCGGCCCAGGCGACGCCGAATTATTGACCATAAAAGCGATGCGTTTTTTGCAGCAAGCTGACGTCATTATTTATGATCGTCTGGTTAGTCGTGAGATTGTCAATTTGACCCCAGCCAATTGCCAGCGTTTATACGTAGGCAAGGCGGTACACAAGCAATGTGTGAGTCAACAACAGATCAACGACACGCTACTAACCAAAGCCAAGCAAGGCCTCAAGGTTGTTCGCCTTAAAGGCGGTGATAGCTTTATTTTTGGACGTGGCTCTGAAGAAATTGATCATCTGCTCGAGCACGATGTGAACTGTCATGTTATCCCGGGTATTACCGCCGCAAGTGGGGCAACGAGTTATGCTGGTATCCCTTTAACGCATCGCGATGTTGCCTACAGCTGCAGTTTTATCACTGGCCATTTTAAACACGACGGTGAACTTGATTTACCTTGGCATGAATACGTCAATAGTAAGCAGACGCTAGTGTTTTATATGGGTATAGGCAATGCCGGCATTATAGAATCTAAATTGCTAGAGCACGGGAAAAGCCCTGATACACCCGTGGCGATTGTTTATCGAGGTACACAAAACAGTCAACAAGTGTGGCGCACCACACTTGCAAAAATCAACCAGTGCATTGATGACAACAACATCAAAGCACCAAGCCTTATCGTGATGGGTGCGGTTGTAGACGTTTTACAACAGCATCAACTATCAAGCAAACAACCAGCATACTTTTTAAGTAAAGAGGCTGAACACGCCAAGAACAGAACTTCCAAAATCGCATCAATGAAAAATTATGCGTAA
- a CDS encoding M24 family metallopeptidase, giving the protein MLLYVKKLLSVVALLTLSFISIAQQSDDLVKKFNILPLQQRAEVVDQILQKRVDTLLPQLMRRSNIDMWVLISREYNEDPVLETMLPGDWFGARRRTILVFTDLGKEQGVRAEAISTYDVSGVFKKAWDKTTEPNQMQALVKLIDRYQPNRIGINVSDTYGLADGLAASDKQLLQRHLPANLSQRLVSAEELAVSWLDTRIDEEVEMHRNLVGLTKAIIHEGFSTKVIRPRKTTIGDLVWWFRERVNGLGLDTWFQPAIRLQRKYKKMGVSQDPDEIIMPGDLLHVDFGIHYLRLNSDIQQHAYVLKAQEKTAPRYLKQALGEGNKLQDLLLKQFKPGRSGNEILSRAREQALLAGLRPMIYTHPIGYHGHGAGTTIGKWDSQHGVAGDGDRKIYPDAAYSIELNVTTFVKEWQKDVMIMLEENAFYNGDKVEYLVPRQNNLILINYK; this is encoded by the coding sequence GTGCTTTTATATGTTAAAAAGTTATTAAGTGTCGTTGCTTTGCTGACACTTAGTTTTATCTCCATAGCCCAGCAAAGTGATGACTTAGTTAAGAAATTCAACATCTTGCCATTACAGCAACGCGCTGAAGTGGTTGATCAAATCTTGCAAAAACGCGTTGATACCTTGTTGCCACAATTAATGCGCCGTTCAAATATTGATATGTGGGTATTAATCTCTCGTGAATATAACGAAGATCCTGTTTTAGAAACCATGCTACCGGGCGATTGGTTTGGTGCCCGTCGCAGAACCATTTTAGTGTTTACCGACCTAGGTAAAGAGCAGGGCGTGCGTGCTGAAGCGATATCTACCTATGATGTATCAGGGGTGTTTAAAAAGGCATGGGATAAAACCACCGAGCCCAATCAAATGCAAGCGCTGGTAAAACTGATAGACCGCTATCAACCAAATCGCATTGGTATTAATGTGTCAGATACATATGGTCTTGCCGATGGTTTAGCAGCAAGTGATAAACAATTATTGCAGCGTCATTTACCCGCGAATTTATCGCAACGTTTGGTATCGGCAGAAGAGTTGGCGGTGAGCTGGCTAGATACCCGTATTGATGAAGAGGTCGAAATGCATCGCAATTTGGTTGGCTTAACCAAGGCGATTATTCATGAGGGCTTTTCGACCAAGGTCATACGTCCACGTAAAACCACCATTGGTGATTTAGTCTGGTGGTTTCGTGAGCGCGTAAATGGTTTAGGGCTCGATACTTGGTTTCAACCTGCGATTCGTTTGCAGCGCAAATACAAAAAAATGGGGGTAAGCCAAGACCCTGACGAAATCATTATGCCAGGTGATTTGTTGCATGTAGATTTTGGTATTCATTATTTACGCCTCAACAGCGATATTCAGCAACATGCCTATGTATTAAAAGCGCAAGAAAAAACCGCGCCGCGATACCTAAAGCAGGCGCTGGGAGAAGGCAATAAATTACAAGACCTGTTATTAAAGCAATTTAAACCCGGTCGCAGTGGTAATGAAATTTTATCCCGTGCTAGAGAACAGGCTTTACTTGCTGGCTTGCGCCCTATGATCTATACCCATCCAATTGGCTATCATGGCCATGGTGCAGGTACCACTATAGGCAAGTGGGATTCTCAGCATGGTGTCGCGGGCGATGGCGACCGTAAGATATATCCTGATGCGGCGTATTCAATTGAATTGAATGTCACAACCTTTGTTAAGGAGTGGCAAAAAGACGTGATGATAATGCTCGAAGAAAACGCTTTTTATAATGGCGATAAAGTTGAGTATTTGGTGCCAAGGCAAAACAATCTAATTTTAATTAACTACAAATAA
- the suhB gene encoding inositol-1-monophosphatase, translating to MHPMLNIAVRAARSAGNVIARTFEQTDKIEIEAKGSNDFVTNVDTQAEQIIIDTILKSYPDHSIISEERGIIAGKDADYQWVIDPLDGTTNFVKGIPHFAVSIALKVKGKLDQAVIYDPIRGELFTASRGKGAQLNNVRIRVNNMKELNGTVLATGFPFKQKASIDAYLGMFKDLFAKTADMRRAGSAALDLAYVAAGRIDGYFELGLKPWDTAAGELLVIEAGGLVCDFAGGNNHAKSGNTVAANARVLKNILTDIRPHLTPAMKKL from the coding sequence ATGCATCCAATGCTGAATATCGCTGTGCGCGCTGCGCGTAGTGCCGGTAACGTTATTGCTCGCACTTTTGAGCAAACGGACAAGATAGAAATAGAAGCCAAAGGTAGCAACGATTTTGTTACTAATGTTGATACACAAGCTGAGCAGATCATCATCGATACTATTTTAAAGTCGTATCCTGATCATTCTATTATTTCCGAAGAACGCGGTATTATTGCGGGTAAAGATGCTGACTACCAATGGGTCATCGATCCTCTTGATGGTACCACCAACTTTGTTAAAGGCATTCCTCACTTTGCCGTATCTATTGCCCTTAAAGTTAAAGGCAAACTAGACCAAGCCGTTATTTACGATCCAATCCGTGGTGAATTATTCACCGCCAGCCGTGGTAAAGGCGCACAACTAAATAATGTGCGTATTCGCGTAAACAATATGAAAGAATTAAACGGTACCGTATTGGCTACCGGCTTCCCTTTCAAGCAAAAAGCCAGCATTGATGCCTACCTTGGTATGTTCAAAGACTTATTCGCGAAAACCGCTGACATGCGTCGAGCAGGTTCTGCGGCGCTTGATTTAGCTTATGTTGCGGCAGGTCGTATTGACGGTTACTTTGAACTTGGTCTAAAACCTTGGGATACCGCTGCTGGTGAACTATTGGTTATTGAAGCGGGTGGATTGGTTTGCGACTTTGCCGGTGGCAACAACCACGCTAAAAGTGGTAATACCGTTGCAGCAAACGCTCGCGTATTAAAGAATATCCTAACCGATATTCGTCCTCACCTTACGCCGGCGATGAAAAAGCTGTAA
- the trmJ gene encoding tRNA (cytosine(32)/uridine(32)-2'-O)-methyltransferase TrmJ translates to MLDNVRIVLVNTSDCRNMGSAARAMKTMGLKNLYLVDPMEMPNGQAQALAAGATDVLANAKVVSTLEEAITDCGLVVGTSARSRTLPWPMLEPRECGAKMVEEGQTYPVALVFGRESSGLTNDELQLCHYHVCIPANPEYSSLNLAMAVQTLSYEVRVNYLQSVDAQHQPKPEQDSEEQYPLVDETERFYQHFESAMEKTGFIQPKHPGMIMTKVRRLFNRARPDGKELKMLRGILASIDKSVK, encoded by the coding sequence ATGTTAGATAACGTTCGAATTGTACTGGTAAACACCTCTGATTGCCGCAATATGGGCAGCGCTGCTCGGGCGATGAAAACCATGGGCCTGAAAAACCTGTATTTGGTTGACCCTATGGAGATGCCGAACGGCCAAGCGCAAGCTTTGGCGGCGGGTGCGACAGATGTATTAGCCAATGCTAAAGTGGTAAGCACATTGGAAGAAGCAATCACCGATTGTGGTTTGGTTGTTGGCACCAGTGCTCGCTCGCGCACCTTACCTTGGCCTATGCTTGAGCCAAGAGAGTGCGGTGCCAAAATGGTCGAAGAAGGGCAGACATACCCTGTCGCTTTGGTGTTTGGTCGCGAAAGCAGTGGCTTAACCAATGATGAATTACAACTTTGTCATTATCATGTATGTATTCCGGCAAACCCTGAATACAGCTCATTGAATCTAGCGATGGCAGTACAAACGTTAAGTTATGAAGTGCGCGTGAACTATTTGCAAAGTGTTGACGCTCAGCATCAACCTAAGCCAGAGCAAGACAGCGAAGAGCAGTATCCTTTGGTCGATGAAACGGAACGTTTTTATCAGCATTTTGAATCAGCGATGGAAAAGACCGGCTTTATTCAGCCGAAGCATCCAGGCATGATCATGACGAAAGTACGTCGTTTGTTTAACCGTGCCCGACCTGATGGCAAAGAGCTAAAAATGCTTCGCGGCATTTTAGCGTCAATCGATAAGTCGGTAAAATAA
- the cysE gene encoding serine O-acetyltransferase, which yields MFARIREDIKSVFDRDPAARTTFEVLTNYPGLHAIWGHCLSSWLWQKNLKLLARIVSTLIRWVTGVEIHPGATIGRRFFIDHGMGIVIGETAEIGDDCTIYHGVTLGGTSWDAGKRHPTLGNNVVIGAGAKVLGPLSVGANARIGSNAVVVKDVPSGATVVGIPGRVVSNGHDAEQDKRNELASKYGFDAYAVSEDNPDPVAKAIGRVLDHVNLMDAKLQEMTCELNKLGGNVCEDELPELHVTEFAEAEKSAAKRRQSEQEKFDPKI from the coding sequence ATGTTTGCTAGAATCAGAGAAGATATAAAAAGCGTATTTGACCGCGACCCAGCGGCTCGAACCACGTTTGAAGTGCTTACCAACTATCCGGGGCTTCATGCCATTTGGGGGCATTGTCTATCGTCTTGGTTATGGCAAAAAAATCTTAAATTACTGGCGCGCATAGTTTCAACGCTAATACGTTGGGTTACCGGTGTCGAAATTCACCCAGGTGCAACCATTGGTCGTCGCTTTTTTATTGATCACGGCATGGGCATCGTTATTGGTGAAACCGCTGAGATTGGCGATGATTGCACGATTTACCATGGCGTCACGTTAGGTGGTACCAGTTGGGATGCCGGTAAACGTCATCCTACCTTAGGTAATAATGTGGTGATTGGTGCTGGCGCAAAAGTCTTAGGGCCGTTAAGTGTTGGCGCGAATGCCAGAATTGGTTCTAACGCCGTGGTTGTTAAAGATGTGCCAAGCGGCGCGACCGTGGTCGGTATTCCCGGGCGTGTGGTTAGCAATGGTCATGATGCCGAGCAAGACAAGCGTAATGAGTTAGCCAGTAAATATGGTTTTGATGCCTACGCTGTATCAGAAGATAATCCAGATCCGGTTGCCAAAGCCATTGGTCGAGTGCTTGATCACGTCAATCTGATGGACGCAAAATTGCAGGAAATGACCTGCGAATTAAATAAATTAGGTGGTAATGTTTGCGAAGACGAACTGCCTGAATTACATGTCACCGAGTTTGCCGAAGCTGAAAAGAGTGCCGCCAAACGTCGTCAATCCGAACAAGAAAAGTTTGATCCTAAAATTTAA
- the iscR gene encoding Fe-S cluster assembly transcriptional regulator IscR: MKLTSKGRYAVTAMLDVAIHAESGPVPLADISERQGISLSYLEQLFSKLRKHGLVSSVRGPGGGYRLGRCSAKIAVADVISAVDESVDATRCQGQGNCQGGHKCLTHNLWNDLSERIADFLSGITLSELVNQGDVQQVSERQDAEYISNHQQKPVGTVISTKSIINEW; encoded by the coding sequence ATGAAACTGACTTCTAAAGGTCGCTATGCCGTTACCGCTATGCTGGATGTTGCTATCCATGCTGAAAGTGGTCCTGTGCCTTTGGCGGATATATCTGAAAGGCAAGGTATCTCGCTGTCTTATTTAGAGCAGCTGTTTTCAAAGCTACGTAAACATGGCTTGGTTAGCAGTGTGCGAGGTCCTGGTGGCGGTTACCGCCTAGGTCGCTGTTCAGCAAAGATTGCTGTTGCCGATGTGATAAGTGCCGTTGATGAGAGTGTCGATGCGACTCGATGTCAAGGCCAAGGCAACTGTCAAGGCGGCCATAAATGTTTAACCCACAATTTGTGGAACGATTTAAGTGAACGCATTGCCGATTTTCTAAGCGGTATCACCTTAAGTGAGCTCGTAAATCAAGGCGATGTACAGCAAGTTTCGGAACGTCAGGATGCTGAATACATTAGTAATCACCAGCAAAAACCCGTCGGAACCGTGATATCAACGAAAAGCATTATTAACGAGTGGTAA
- a CDS encoding IscS subfamily cysteine desulfurase — protein sequence MKLPIYLDYSATTPVDKRVADKMVQYMTNDGIFGNPASRSHKFGWQAEEAVDIARNQIADLINADPREIVFTSGATESDNLAIKGAANFYSKKGKHVITCKTEHKAVLDTCRELERQGFEVTYLDPEADGLIDLAKLEAAMRDDTVLVSIMHVNNEIGVIQDVAAIGELCRSRKIVFHVDAAQSVGKIPVDMQALKVDLLSISAHKMYGPKGIGALFVRRKPRIRLEAQTHGGGHERGMRSGTLPTHQIVGFGEACRVAKEDMQQDLEHVTAMRDRLWAGIKEMDQVFVNGDFSQRYPGNLNVSFNFVEGESLIMALKDLAVSSGSACTSASLEPSYVLRALGLNDELAHSSIRFSFGRFTKVEEVDYAIELIKNAINHLRDMSPLWEMFQDGVDLDKVEWVGH from the coding sequence ATGAAGTTACCTATTTACCTAGATTATTCAGCAACAACGCCAGTAGACAAACGTGTTGCTGATAAGATGGTGCAATACATGACCAATGATGGCATTTTTGGCAACCCAGCGTCTCGCTCGCACAAGTTTGGTTGGCAAGCAGAAGAAGCAGTTGATATCGCTCGAAATCAAATTGCTGATTTAATCAATGCCGATCCTCGTGAAATTGTATTCACCTCTGGTGCAACAGAATCAGATAACCTAGCGATTAAAGGCGCTGCTAATTTTTACAGCAAAAAAGGTAAGCACGTTATTACCTGTAAAACTGAGCATAAAGCCGTACTTGACACCTGTCGTGAACTTGAGCGTCAAGGTTTTGAAGTAACTTACCTAGACCCAGAAGCTGATGGTCTAATCGATTTAGCTAAGTTAGAAGCGGCAATGCGTGATGACACCGTGCTTGTTTCTATCATGCACGTAAACAATGAAATCGGTGTCATTCAAGACGTCGCAGCAATTGGCGAGTTATGTCGTTCTCGTAAAATCGTATTCCATGTAGATGCGGCACAATCAGTCGGTAAAATTCCGGTAGATATGCAAGCATTGAAAGTTGATTTACTGTCGATTTCGGCACACAAAATGTACGGTCCAAAAGGTATCGGTGCATTGTTTGTTCGTCGTAAGCCTCGTATCCGTTTAGAAGCACAAACACACGGTGGTGGTCACGAGCGTGGTATGCGCAGTGGTACATTGCCGACTCACCAAATCGTTGGTTTTGGTGAAGCATGTCGAGTTGCCAAAGAAGATATGCAACAAGATCTTGAGCATGTAACGGCTATGCGTGATCGTTTATGGGCTGGTATCAAAGAAATGGACCAAGTATTCGTTAACGGTGATTTCAGTCAACGTTACCCAGGTAACCTGAATGTGAGCTTTAACTTTGTTGAAGGCGAATCATTAATTATGGCATTGAAAGACTTGGCAGTATCGTCAGGTTCAGCCTGTACGTCAGCAAGTTTAGAACCATCTTATGTACTGCGTGCTCTTGGTCTTAACGACGAATTAGCACACAGTTCAATCCGTTTCAGCTTTGGTCGGTTCACCAAGGTAGAAGAAGTGGATTACGCAATAGAACTTATTAAAAATGCAATTAATCACTTACGTGACATGTCACCACTATGGGAAATGTTCCAAGACGGTGTTGATTTAGACAAAGTAGAGTGGGTTGGTCACTAG